The DNA sequence CCCCTCTATGGCTCGCGAAATCATTTTTGCTTCGATGGGCTCGTTATCAGGCAAGTTTAAAGTGTTCATAATTTTTTGTATGCGCTCGCCATTAAAAATACGCATTAAATCGTCTTCTAAAGATAAGTAAAAGCGCGTTGCTCCCTTATCCCCTTGTCGACCAGCACGACCTCGTAACTGATTATCAATTCTGCGCGACTCATGCCTTTCTGTTCCAATAATGTACAAACCACCAGCCTGCAAAACTTGCTCTTTTTCTTTTGCGCAAATAGTTTCGTATTTTTGTAAAAGATCTTTTGCAACTTCGGGCTGATTAGCCGCCGCAGAGTCTAACTGTGCCAAACTTTCTGGGTTTCCACCAAGAACAATATCTGTTCCCCGCCCAGCCATATTAGTGGCAATCGTCACTTGCCCAAGCCTACCTGCCTGCGCCACTAGCTCTGCTTCTTTTTCGTGAAACTTTGCATTTAGTACATAATGTTTAATGCCTTCTTTTTTTAATAAATTACTTAATCGTTCCGACTTATCAATGTTAGTGGTTCCCACAAGTATGGGCTGGCCTTCTGCAGAGCGCTCTTTAATGTCTTTAGCCAAAGCCGAATATTTTGCAAGCTCTGTTTTATAAATAACATCATTGTTATCTTCTCTTGCAATGGGCCTGTTTGTTGGAATTACCGAAACATTTAAATCATAAATCTTTTTAAATTCCACAGCCTCTGTATCTGCAGTTCCTGTCATTCCCGAAAAGGTTTTGTACATTTTAAAATAGTTTTGAAAAGTAATAGAAGCTAAGGTTTGGTTTTCGCTTTTAACACTAACCCCTTCTTTGGCTTCAATGGCTTGGTGCAATCCATCACTCCAACGCCTACCTGCCATTAATCTTCCTGTAAATTCATCGACAATAATAATTTCATCGTTTTGAACAACATAGTCTGCATCTAATTTAAATAAATGGTGAGCTTTTAAGCCTTGGTAAATATGGTGAAGCAAATCTATGTTTTGAATGTCGTATAAATTACCCACTCCCAATAAATTTTCGGCAGTTTTGTTTCCTTCTTCGGTTAAAGTGGCACTTTTTGTTTTTTCTTCAATAACAAAATCTGCTGTCATTTTTAGTTTAGGAATAACTTTATTAATTTCATAATACTTATCTACAGAGTCCTCCGACGGCCCTGAAATAATTAATGGCGTTCTTGCTTCGTCAATTAAAATAGAATCGCACTCGTCAACGATGGCAAAGTTTAGTTTTCTTTGTACATAGTCTTTTAAGTCAAACTTCATATTGTCTCTTAAATAATCAAAACCAAATTCATTATTAGTACCGTAAGTAATATCTGCTGCATAAGCCTTTTGTCGTTCTTCGTCTGATATGTCGGCCACAATAGTTCCCGTGGTTAAGCCTAAAAAATGGTATAGTTTTCCCATCCACTCACAGTCACGAGCCGCTAAATAATCATTTACCGTTACCAGGTGGGCACCTTGGCTGGTTAAACCATGCAAGTACATGGGCAAGGTGGCCACTAAAGTTTTTCCTTCTCCCGTTTTCATTTCTGCAATAGCCCCTCGAGATAAAATAATTCCACCGATAATTTGAACATCATAGTGACGCATATTTAACACTCTAAAAGCCGCCTCTCTGCACACGGCAAAAGCCTCTGGCAATAGGCTTTCTAAACTTTCTCCCTGTTTCCATCGCTGGCGAAACTCTTCTGTTTTTGCCTGCAAAGCTTTGTCATCTAGTTTTTGTATTTTTGGTTCTAAACTATTAATGCTGTCTAAAATAGGCTGTAATTGCTTCATCTCTCTTTCGTGATGAGAGCCTAAAATTTTCTTAAGTATTAACGACCACATTATATAACCTTTTAGTGCAACCTCATTTTACGGCAGCAGTATTTCATCACTAGTTTATGTATTTTCTTTCTTTATTCAATCTCATTTTTTCTTTTCATAAAATTAAATATAAAACCCTCGTTAAAACTTTATCTGCCGAATGACCTCAGACAATACCATGGCCACCGTGTTGGATAAATTATAACTTCTAACGGGGCCAAACATGGGGACAGTTAGTACTTGATCCTTATGTTCATTTAACAAAAACTCTGGCAAACCTTTTGTCTCCTTTCCAAATATAAGAAAACTCCCTGGGCTTAAAGAGGCTTTATAAAAAACTTTTCCTTGTTTTTTAGACAAAAAATAGAGTTTATCCTCGGCGGTTCTAAAAGATAAAAACTCCTTCCAGTTTTCATAAATTTGATGGTCCAAGTATTGCCAATAGTCTAGTCCTGCCCTTTTTAAACTTTTATCATTTAACACAAAACCAAAAGGCTTAATGAGGTGTAACTTTGCCCCCATTCCCACACAAAGACGGCCAATGTTTCCTGTATTTTGAGGGATTTCTGGCTCAAGCAACACAACATGGCAATGGCACTTTTCTTTTGTGACTTTCATAAGCACTATTTTGCTGTAACAGAGCTTGGCTGTCGACTTTCTATTACAGAAGACTTTGCCTTAAAGACACGGCCTTTCTTTTTTAACTTCACCACAAAAAGTAAACTTAACTTATCTTTTAAACGCTTTTTATCCTCTTGCGCTTCGGCCAACCGAAGGGCCCTGGTATACAGACGACTGGCCTTGCCCAGTTTATTAAAATGTTTATAAACATCCGCCAAATGCTCGGCAGACTCTAAAAAAGGGGCTTTGTTGTAGGCTAACTCTAAATAGTTTTTTGCCTGTTTGTAGTCGCCTTTTTTAAAAAATAACCAACCTAAAGTATCTAGCACAAAAACATTATTTGGCTCTAGTTGATGAGCCTTAGTGGCTAAAACTTCGGCTTGTTTAAGATGCACGCCTGCATCTGCCCATTTGTAGGCCACATAGTTAAGCACATCTACAAAGTTTGGAAAAACTTGTATCATTTTTTGAGCAAAATCTAATGCCTTAACAAATTGTTTTTGCTCTTCGTAATGTAAAACTAAAAAATAACTTAAACTTTTTTTTGTTTTTTCTGTTAAAGTTTTTTGGGTAAGACTTTTTTTTAAAAATTGTTCTGCCAATAATGGGCCGTTCTTTTCTTTTATTAACAAATAGTATTTAGCTTGAGTTGCCTCTTGATAATAAGCGCTTTGGATAACAATTTTTGCAAAAGTGTTTTTTGCTTTTTCAAATTGTTGCGTTTCTTTATACATTAACCCTAAATAAAACTGTACTCTATCTAGCTGAGGGTCTGTTAGTAAAATTTGCTCTAACAAAGTGGTGGCTTTTTTATATTGCTTTTCGGCAATGTACAACAACGAAACTTGAAATTGAAAGCCTAAGCCTTTTGCTCCTGCCCCAAGTAAGCTTTCGGCCTGAGCCAAAGCTTTTGTAGTTTCTTCTTTTTCTACATAAATAGTAAATAGCCTTTGTAATACTAGGTAAGTCTCTGCAACGCGGTCTTTATATTTTAACAATAGCCCTAACTCTTTTTTCGTTTTTTTCTGTTTTTTATAAAAATCGGCTAATGCAAATAATAAAAATAACTCTGCATTCACTCCCGAGTTTAAAGAATTTTTATATACTTTTTCTGCTTGTTTCCACTTTTTTTGAGCCTCTAAGGACTGTGCCAAATAATACTGCGTTTCGGATAAAAATCTTTCTTCTTTAAAGCGCACTTTTTTTGCTAACTTAACTACTCTTTGAAAATGTTTTTGCAAAAAAGCTAAGCGTACCTGTGCAAATAAAACCTCGTCACTTTTAGGCATAACTTTGTAAATTTTTTCTGCAGCTTTATAAGACCCTAGTGCCTCGTACACCACTGCTTTTAACCCCAAAAGGCTAGGCTCGTTGGGGTGAGCTTGCAGCAAGACATCTATGCGGTCTATCCCTTTAGATAAATCACCATGCTCTAAAAACAGCTCCACTTCTCTGATTTTTAAAGGCAGGCTGCCGTTATCATATAATAAGGTATTTTTGATTTGTAATAATGACTGTTTGTCCTTTCCTTGCAGACTAGATAGCTCTGTTAATAAATAGTGGTAGCTAGATTGTTCTTTTAAATAGGCTTGGTCTATGCGTCTGTCGGTGACCTGTTTTTTACTAGTAGCTGCCTTATTAGAAACCCAAGAGGCCGTGGAACAAGAAGAAAGAAAAATTGATCCAAAAAAATACAATAGCAAGCTATATTTATTCATTACTATTTCATCGGCAAAATAATAATTTTTACAAAGGAAAAAATGATAAAAACTTACAATCTAGCTTGGAAAAATGAAATCTGCTTGACAAAAAAATGACCAAATGATTAGGTGCGGTAATATTGGTTTTTCTAACGCGACTTTAAGGCAGTGTTGACCCAATAAAACGGTATATAATTCAAACTGGAGGCTAGCTTGAACCCTAAAAACACAGAAGACAAAATCATTAAAAGATACCGCAACCGAAAATTATACGATACCAAGCAGAGTTGCTATGTAACCTTACACGACATTGCTAAAATGATCCGCAAAGACGAGCCCATTCGTGTTATTGATAACAGCAATAAAATGGACATTACAGCCTCTACTCTTACACAAATTATTTTTGAAACCGAAAAAAAAATTGGCATTTACCCTCCTTTACAAACTTTAAGACAAATTATTCAGCACGAAAAAGGCAACCTATCTAATTTCTTAGCAAAGCTAGGGCTTTTTGATAAAAAAGATTTGTCCAATCAACAAGCACCTAAACCGCAAGAAAAAATACAAAGCCATTTACAAAGCGGCAACACAGAAGCCTCGGCAAACAGTGGGCACAGCGAAGACAATATGTCTCAGCCAACC is a window from the Pseudobdellovibrionaceae bacterium genome containing:
- a CDS encoding regulator for granula-associated protein; its protein translation is MEASLNPKNTEDKIIKRYRNRKLYDTKQSCYVTLHDIAKMIRKDEPIRVIDNSNKMDITASTLTQIIFETEKKIGIYPPLQTLRQIIQHEKGNLSNFLAKLGLFDKKDLSNQQAPKPQEKIQSHLQSGNTEASANSGHSEDNMSQPTILPNSNKSLGGPL
- a CDS encoding tRNA (cytidine(34)-2'-O)-methyltransferase; protein product: MKVTKEKCHCHVVLLEPEIPQNTGNIGRLCVGMGAKLHLIKPFGFVLNDKSLKRAGLDYWQYLDHQIYENWKEFLSFRTAEDKLYFLSKKQGKVFYKASLSPGSFLIFGKETKGLPEFLLNEHKDQVLTVPMFGPVRSYNLSNTVAMVLSEVIRQIKF
- the secA gene encoding preprotein translocase subunit SecA, with amino-acid sequence MWSLILKKILGSHHEREMKQLQPILDSINSLEPKIQKLDDKALQAKTEEFRQRWKQGESLESLLPEAFAVCREAAFRVLNMRHYDVQIIGGIILSRGAIAEMKTGEGKTLVATLPMYLHGLTSQGAHLVTVNDYLAARDCEWMGKLYHFLGLTTGTIVADISDEERQKAYAADITYGTNNEFGFDYLRDNMKFDLKDYVQRKLNFAIVDECDSILIDEARTPLIISGPSEDSVDKYYEINKVIPKLKMTADFVIEEKTKSATLTEEGNKTAENLLGVGNLYDIQNIDLLHHIYQGLKAHHLFKLDADYVVQNDEIIIVDEFTGRLMAGRRWSDGLHQAIEAKEGVSVKSENQTLASITFQNYFKMYKTFSGMTGTADTEAVEFKKIYDLNVSVIPTNRPIAREDNNDVIYKTELAKYSALAKDIKERSAEGQPILVGTTNIDKSERLSNLLKKEGIKHYVLNAKFHEKEAELVAQAGRLGQVTIATNMAGRGTDIVLGGNPESLAQLDSAAANQPEVAKDLLQKYETICAKEKEQVLQAGGLYIIGTERHESRRIDNQLRGRAGRQGDKGATRFYLSLEDDLMRIFNGERIQKIMNTLNLPDNEPIEAKMISRAIEG